One genomic region from Bos indicus isolate NIAB-ARS_2022 breed Sahiwal x Tharparkar chromosome 17, NIAB-ARS_B.indTharparkar_mat_pri_1.0, whole genome shotgun sequence encodes:
- the GNB1L gene encoding guanine nucleotide-binding protein subunit beta-like protein 1 isoform X4 — protein sequence MVTGVAGEHMAAPVPNPQFVLRGARSAVHALHFCHGAQGHPLLLSGSLRGLVHVWSLQTRRPLAALDGHGGQCVTWLHTLPQGPQLLSQGRDLQLCVWDLAEGRNAVVDAVHLESVGFCRASVLAEGPQRWMLAVPGRGSDEAESSPRPLLLAGYEDGSLALWDVSARKVCSRVACHSEPVMALALDPRRARGVSGSAEKVLAVWSLEGQQALQVRGTHELINPGIADLKIRPDSKILATAGWDHRVRVFQWRTMKPLAVLAFHSATVHCVAFNTTGLLAAGSGDQRISVWSLYPPT from the exons GCGAGCACATGGCAGCCCCCGTGCCCAACCCCCAGTTCGTCCTACGCGGTGCCCGCTCGGCTGTGCACGCGCTGCACTTCTGCCACGGAGCCCAGGGACACCCGCTGCTCCTCTCGGG GTCGCTGCGTGGGCTGGTGCACGTCTGGAGCCTGCAGACGCGGAGGCCACTCGCCGCCCTGGATGGCCACGGGGGCCAGTGTGTGACCTGGCTGCACACACTGCCCCAGGGACCCCAGCTGCTCAG CCAGGGCCGCGACCTGCAGCTGTGCGTGTGGGACCTGGCGGAAGGTAGGAACGCTGTGGTGGACGCCGTGCACCTGGAGAGCGTGGGCTTCTGCAGGGCCTCCGTCCTGGCCGAGGGCCCGCAGCGCTGGATGCTGGCAGTGCCTGGGAGGGGCAGTGACGAG GCCGAGTCCAGCCCCCGCCCGCTGCTCCTGGCCGGTTACGAAGACGGCTCGCTGGCCCTGTGGGACGTCTCCGCGCGGAAGGTGTGCAGCCGTGTCGCCTGCCACTCGGAGCCCGTCATGGCCCTGGCCTTGGACCCGCGGAGGGCCAGGGGCGTGTCGGGCTCTGCGGAGAAGGTGCTGGCCGTCTGGAGCCTGGAGGGGCAGCAGGCACTGCAG GTGCGTGGGACCCACGAGCTCATCAATCCCGGGATCGCCGACCTCAAGATCCGGCCAGACAGCAAGATCCTGGCCACTGCGGGCTGGGACCACCGTGTCCGCGTGTTTCAGTGGCGGACGATGAAGCCGCTGGCCGTGCTGGCCTTCCACAGCGCCACCGTCCACTGCGTGGCCTTCAACACCACGGGCCTGCTGGCTGCGGGCTCCGGGGACCAGCGCATCAGCGTCTGGTCGCTCTACCCGCCCACGTGA
- the GNB1L gene encoding guanine nucleotide-binding protein subunit beta-like protein 1 isoform X1, translated as MVTGVAGEHMAAPVPNPQFVLRGARSAVHALHFCHGAQGHPLLLSGSLRGLVHVWSLQTRRPLAALDGHGGQCVTWLHTLPQGPQLLSQGRDLQLCVWDLAEGRNAVVDAVHLESVGFCRASVLAEGPQRWMLAVPGRGSDEVQVLELPSKTSVSCLKPEAGARLGMPMCLQLWQAESSPRPLLLAGYEDGSLALWDVSARKVCSRVACHSEPVMALALDPRRARGVSGSAEKVLAVWSLEGQQALQVRGTHELINPGIADLKIRPDSKILATAGWDHRVRVFQWRTMKPLAVLAFHSATVHCVAFNTTGLLAAGSGDQRISVWSLYPPT; from the exons GCGAGCACATGGCAGCCCCCGTGCCCAACCCCCAGTTCGTCCTACGCGGTGCCCGCTCGGCTGTGCACGCGCTGCACTTCTGCCACGGAGCCCAGGGACACCCGCTGCTCCTCTCGGG GTCGCTGCGTGGGCTGGTGCACGTCTGGAGCCTGCAGACGCGGAGGCCACTCGCCGCCCTGGATGGCCACGGGGGCCAGTGTGTGACCTGGCTGCACACACTGCCCCAGGGACCCCAGCTGCTCAG CCAGGGCCGCGACCTGCAGCTGTGCGTGTGGGACCTGGCGGAAGGTAGGAACGCTGTGGTGGACGCCGTGCACCTGGAGAGCGTGGGCTTCTGCAGGGCCTCCGTCCTGGCCGAGGGCCCGCAGCGCTGGATGCTGGCAGTGCCTGGGAGGGGCAGTGACGAG GTCCAAGTTCTGGAGCTGCCGTCCAAGACGTCAGTGAGCTGCCTGAAGCCCGAGGCGGGGGCCAGGCTGGGCATGCCCATGTGCCTGCAGCTCTGGCAG GCCGAGTCCAGCCCCCGCCCGCTGCTCCTGGCCGGTTACGAAGACGGCTCGCTGGCCCTGTGGGACGTCTCCGCGCGGAAGGTGTGCAGCCGTGTCGCCTGCCACTCGGAGCCCGTCATGGCCCTGGCCTTGGACCCGCGGAGGGCCAGGGGCGTGTCGGGCTCTGCGGAGAAGGTGCTGGCCGTCTGGAGCCTGGAGGGGCAGCAGGCACTGCAG GTGCGTGGGACCCACGAGCTCATCAATCCCGGGATCGCCGACCTCAAGATCCGGCCAGACAGCAAGATCCTGGCCACTGCGGGCTGGGACCACCGTGTCCGCGTGTTTCAGTGGCGGACGATGAAGCCGCTGGCCGTGCTGGCCTTCCACAGCGCCACCGTCCACTGCGTGGCCTTCAACACCACGGGCCTGCTGGCTGCGGGCTCCGGGGACCAGCGCATCAGCGTCTGGTCGCTCTACCCGCCCACGTGA
- the GNB1L gene encoding guanine nucleotide-binding protein subunit beta-like protein 1 isoform X2 produces the protein MQTGSEHMAAPVPNPQFVLRGARSAVHALHFCHGAQGHPLLLSGSLRGLVHVWSLQTRRPLAALDGHGGQCVTWLHTLPQGPQLLSQGRDLQLCVWDLAEGRNAVVDAVHLESVGFCRASVLAEGPQRWMLAVPGRGSDEVQVLELPSKTSVSCLKPEAGARLGMPMCLQLWQAESSPRPLLLAGYEDGSLALWDVSARKVCSRVACHSEPVMALALDPRRARGVSGSAEKVLAVWSLEGQQALQVRGTHELINPGIADLKIRPDSKILATAGWDHRVRVFQWRTMKPLAVLAFHSATVHCVAFNTTGLLAAGSGDQRISVWSLYPPT, from the exons GCGAGCACATGGCAGCCCCCGTGCCCAACCCCCAGTTCGTCCTACGCGGTGCCCGCTCGGCTGTGCACGCGCTGCACTTCTGCCACGGAGCCCAGGGACACCCGCTGCTCCTCTCGGG GTCGCTGCGTGGGCTGGTGCACGTCTGGAGCCTGCAGACGCGGAGGCCACTCGCCGCCCTGGATGGCCACGGGGGCCAGTGTGTGACCTGGCTGCACACACTGCCCCAGGGACCCCAGCTGCTCAG CCAGGGCCGCGACCTGCAGCTGTGCGTGTGGGACCTGGCGGAAGGTAGGAACGCTGTGGTGGACGCCGTGCACCTGGAGAGCGTGGGCTTCTGCAGGGCCTCCGTCCTGGCCGAGGGCCCGCAGCGCTGGATGCTGGCAGTGCCTGGGAGGGGCAGTGACGAG GTCCAAGTTCTGGAGCTGCCGTCCAAGACGTCAGTGAGCTGCCTGAAGCCCGAGGCGGGGGCCAGGCTGGGCATGCCCATGTGCCTGCAGCTCTGGCAG GCCGAGTCCAGCCCCCGCCCGCTGCTCCTGGCCGGTTACGAAGACGGCTCGCTGGCCCTGTGGGACGTCTCCGCGCGGAAGGTGTGCAGCCGTGTCGCCTGCCACTCGGAGCCCGTCATGGCCCTGGCCTTGGACCCGCGGAGGGCCAGGGGCGTGTCGGGCTCTGCGGAGAAGGTGCTGGCCGTCTGGAGCCTGGAGGGGCAGCAGGCACTGCAG GTGCGTGGGACCCACGAGCTCATCAATCCCGGGATCGCCGACCTCAAGATCCGGCCAGACAGCAAGATCCTGGCCACTGCGGGCTGGGACCACCGTGTCCGCGTGTTTCAGTGGCGGACGATGAAGCCGCTGGCCGTGCTGGCCTTCCACAGCGCCACCGTCCACTGCGTGGCCTTCAACACCACGGGCCTGCTGGCTGCGGGCTCCGGGGACCAGCGCATCAGCGTCTGGTCGCTCTACCCGCCCACGTGA
- the GNB1L gene encoding guanine nucleotide-binding protein subunit beta-like protein 1 isoform X3, with translation MAAPVPNPQFVLRGARSAVHALHFCHGAQGHPLLLSGSLRGLVHVWSLQTRRPLAALDGHGGQCVTWLHTLPQGPQLLSQGRDLQLCVWDLAEGRNAVVDAVHLESVGFCRASVLAEGPQRWMLAVPGRGSDEVQVLELPSKTSVSCLKPEAGARLGMPMCLQLWQAESSPRPLLLAGYEDGSLALWDVSARKVCSRVACHSEPVMALALDPRRARGVSGSAEKVLAVWSLEGQQALQVRGTHELINPGIADLKIRPDSKILATAGWDHRVRVFQWRTMKPLAVLAFHSATVHCVAFNTTGLLAAGSGDQRISVWSLYPPT, from the exons ATGGCAGCCCCCGTGCCCAACCCCCAGTTCGTCCTACGCGGTGCCCGCTCGGCTGTGCACGCGCTGCACTTCTGCCACGGAGCCCAGGGACACCCGCTGCTCCTCTCGGG GTCGCTGCGTGGGCTGGTGCACGTCTGGAGCCTGCAGACGCGGAGGCCACTCGCCGCCCTGGATGGCCACGGGGGCCAGTGTGTGACCTGGCTGCACACACTGCCCCAGGGACCCCAGCTGCTCAG CCAGGGCCGCGACCTGCAGCTGTGCGTGTGGGACCTGGCGGAAGGTAGGAACGCTGTGGTGGACGCCGTGCACCTGGAGAGCGTGGGCTTCTGCAGGGCCTCCGTCCTGGCCGAGGGCCCGCAGCGCTGGATGCTGGCAGTGCCTGGGAGGGGCAGTGACGAG GTCCAAGTTCTGGAGCTGCCGTCCAAGACGTCAGTGAGCTGCCTGAAGCCCGAGGCGGGGGCCAGGCTGGGCATGCCCATGTGCCTGCAGCTCTGGCAG GCCGAGTCCAGCCCCCGCCCGCTGCTCCTGGCCGGTTACGAAGACGGCTCGCTGGCCCTGTGGGACGTCTCCGCGCGGAAGGTGTGCAGCCGTGTCGCCTGCCACTCGGAGCCCGTCATGGCCCTGGCCTTGGACCCGCGGAGGGCCAGGGGCGTGTCGGGCTCTGCGGAGAAGGTGCTGGCCGTCTGGAGCCTGGAGGGGCAGCAGGCACTGCAG GTGCGTGGGACCCACGAGCTCATCAATCCCGGGATCGCCGACCTCAAGATCCGGCCAGACAGCAAGATCCTGGCCACTGCGGGCTGGGACCACCGTGTCCGCGTGTTTCAGTGGCGGACGATGAAGCCGCTGGCCGTGCTGGCCTTCCACAGCGCCACCGTCCACTGCGTGGCCTTCAACACCACGGGCCTGCTGGCTGCGGGCTCCGGGGACCAGCGCATCAGCGTCTGGTCGCTCTACCCGCCCACGTGA